The following proteins are co-located in the Campylobacter concisus genome:
- a CDS encoding YegJ family protein, with protein sequence MSFFKKILGKQIDLGKQMPIYFVSSDEDYMQRAFEQARESFRYFWREIYWERHRIVPMLDYAMVKICFLDVVNGEEVGEHMWIDDVEFDGETIYGTLVNEPDSVQNVKLGDQISAKIDEMSDWLFAIDGRAYGGFSVQAMRSRMQKKELKEHDKEWGLDFGDFNDILVVYEQKEHPENLIEHPMSKNTYEQVKQYIKEHPNIVTDADEFGYTQLHNEAIAGNLNLVNLLLENGADKNARTKSGKTAAEFAENLGWSEIAKVLS encoded by the coding sequence ATGAGCTTTTTTAAGAAAATTCTCGGTAAACAAATCGATCTTGGCAAGCAAATGCCGATCTATTTTGTAAGTAGCGACGAAGACTACATGCAGCGTGCGTTTGAGCAAGCCAGAGAGAGCTTTAGATATTTTTGGCGTGAGATTTACTGGGAGCGCCACAGGATCGTACCTATGCTTGACTATGCAATGGTAAAAATTTGCTTCCTAGATGTCGTAAATGGCGAAGAAGTCGGCGAGCACATGTGGATAGACGATGTGGAATTTGACGGCGAAACGATATATGGCACGCTCGTAAATGAGCCAGATAGCGTGCAAAACGTGAAATTAGGCGACCAAATAAGCGCAAAGATAGACGAGATGAGCGACTGGCTCTTTGCGATAGATGGACGCGCATACGGCGGATTTAGCGTGCAGGCGATGCGCTCACGCATGCAAAAGAAAGAACTAAAAGAGCACGATAAAGAGTGGGGGCTTGATTTTGGCGATTTTAACGATATTTTGGTAGTTTACGAGCAAAAAGAACACCCTGAAAATTTGATAGAGCATCCAATGAGTAAAAATACATATGAGCAAGTAAAGCAATATATAAAAGAGCACCCAAATATTGTCACGGATGCTGATGAGTTTGGTTATACGCAGCTTCACAACGAGGCGATCGCTGGAAATTTAAATCTTGTAAATCTTTTGCTAGAAAACGGCGCTGATAAAAATGCCCGCACAAAAAGCGGCAAAACGGCTGCTGAATTTGCTGAGAATTTGGGCTGGAGTGAAATCGCAAAGGTGCTTAGCTAG
- a CDS encoding coproporphyrinogen III oxidase family protein, translated as MIFKNIVENFAVNYAHNSIQRSLYNEFNIDILTTTYTKTPKKDKKYMLYAHVPFCHTFCPYCSFHKYHYEQELAKVYFENLREEMRQVKEAGFDFDSLYVGGGTTLINEPELEKTLKLAKELFSIDEISAESDPNHISSESLARFDGLIDRLSVGVQSFDDKTLKRVGRYEKFGSAKEVKRKLELALGKIPVISLDLIFNLPNQTKEQLINDINTAKSISPQQITFYPLMKSELTRENIARSLGVSNVDNEREFYEIITEEFSKSNYKQSNAWAFSNEKSADLRDEYVGSNLEYVGVGSGAFSFLDGELVINAFNLLDYGRKIKDRQSPVIAKCGFSKKERLKYTFLTRLFDGGVDIKRYNDENSTNINKALFMELSLLKLVNAIYEENGIIKPTFFGKYICIVLMRDFYAGMDKVRAIFKDDAKIKRSKVLRIMSENTEQKYEPNIIQPRAAM; from the coding sequence ATGATCTTTAAAAATATTGTCGAGAATTTTGCCGTAAATTACGCTCATAATTCTATTCAAAGATCACTATATAATGAATTTAATATAGACATTTTAACCACAACCTACACCAAAACTCCCAAAAAAGACAAAAAGTATATGCTCTACGCACATGTGCCATTTTGTCACACATTCTGTCCATACTGTTCGTTTCATAAGTATCACTATGAGCAAGAGCTTGCAAAAGTTTACTTTGAAAATTTACGTGAGGAGATGAGGCAGGTTAAAGAAGCTGGATTTGACTTTGATTCACTTTATGTTGGTGGTGGCACGACGCTTATAAATGAACCTGAGCTTGAAAAGACGCTTAAGCTTGCAAAAGAGCTTTTTAGTATAGATGAAATTTCAGCAGAAAGCGATCCAAATCACATCTCATCCGAGAGTTTAGCTAGATTTGATGGGTTAATTGATCGCTTAAGCGTTGGCGTACAAAGCTTTGATGATAAAACGTTAAAAAGAGTTGGCAGATACGAAAAATTCGGCTCAGCCAAGGAGGTAAAAAGAAAGCTTGAGCTTGCTCTTGGTAAGATCCCAGTTATTAGCCTTGATCTCATCTTTAACCTGCCAAATCAAACAAAAGAGCAGCTCATAAACGACATAAATACTGCAAAATCGATCTCTCCACAACAAATCACCTTCTATCCACTCATGAAATCAGAGCTAACAAGAGAGAATATAGCTCGCTCGCTTGGTGTTTCAAACGTAGATAACGAGCGTGAATTTTATGAGATAATCACTGAAGAATTTAGCAAAAGCAACTACAAACAAAGCAATGCTTGGGCATTTTCAAACGAAAAAAGTGCTGACCTTCGCGACGAATACGTGGGCTCAAATTTAGAGTACGTGGGCGTGGGTAGCGGCGCATTTAGCTTCCTTGACGGCGAGCTTGTTATAAACGCCTTTAACCTACTTGACTACGGCAGAAAGATCAAGGATAGGCAAAGCCCAGTCATCGCAAAATGTGGTTTTAGCAAGAAAGAGCGACTTAAATACACGTTTTTAACAAGGCTTTTTGATGGCGGAGTTGATATTAAAAGATACAACGATGAAAATAGCACAAACATTAACAAGGCCTTATTTATGGAGCTTAGCTTGCTTAAGCTTGTAAATGCGATATATGAAGAAAATGGCATTATTAAGCCGACATTTTTTGGCAAATATATCTGCATCGTGCTTATGCGTGATTTTTACGCTGGTATGGACAAAGTGCGTGCTATATTTAAAGACGACGCTAAGATAAAACGAAGCAAGGTGCTTCGTATAATGAGCGAAAATACTGAACAAAAGTATGAGCCAAATATCATTCAGCCACGAGCTGCGATGTAA